In Aulosira sp. FACHB-615, the following are encoded in one genomic region:
- a CDS encoding ferritin-like domain-containing protein, translated as MKIGSVDHRELFCRSFMESYREYEPEHLPWPDLDNAALELLRSIPFWGQALNKERQAGVIVSEYAKTLDSGILQDAIALQGKEESRHARLLKVFIERYDIPMPACPPIEIPANLEQTFIEFGFEECLDSFFAFGLFEIAREARVFPEQIFTIFDSIVDEEVRHIVFFVNWFTDLQIQRGDGFLPLRSAKTLWYYGRALSSVIKAIGESDPNGAGFTASGASVFSQDLTLEKFLKVCIQENQRRMSKFDSRILQPQLLPRLATTAWNTLQLLPKRKAFGEGVRV; from the coding sequence ATGAAGATTGGTTCTGTTGACCATAGGGAATTATTCTGTCGTAGTTTTATGGAGAGTTACAGGGAATATGAGCCTGAGCATCTCCCTTGGCCTGATTTGGATAATGCAGCTTTGGAACTTTTGCGAAGCATCCCTTTTTGGGGTCAGGCTTTGAATAAAGAACGTCAAGCGGGTGTTATCGTCAGTGAATATGCCAAAACTTTAGACAGTGGCATTTTACAAGATGCGATCGCCCTCCAAGGTAAAGAAGAATCTCGTCACGCTCGCTTGCTGAAAGTGTTTATTGAGCGTTATGACATTCCTATGCCTGCTTGTCCACCCATAGAAATTCCCGCCAACCTTGAGCAAACATTCATTGAATTTGGTTTTGAAGAATGTCTCGATTCTTTTTTCGCCTTTGGCTTATTTGAAATTGCGCGAGAAGCCAGAGTATTTCCTGAGCAAATCTTCACAATCTTTGACTCAATTGTTGATGAAGAGGTACGGCATATTGTATTTTTTGTCAACTGGTTCACTGATTTACAAATTCAACGTGGTGATGGATTTTTACCCCTGCGGAGTGCTAAAACTCTTTGGTATTACGGTAGAGCCTTGAGCAGTGTGATTAAAGCCATTGGTGAATCTGATCCCAACGGTGCAGGTTTTACTGCTAGTGGAGCCAGTGTGTTTAGTCAAGATTTAACACTTGAAAAATTCCTCAAAGTGTGCATTCAAGAAAATCAACGGCGAATGAGTAAGTTCGACTCGCGGATATTGCAACCACAACTGCTACCGCGACTCGCCACCACAGCTTGGAATACTCTCCAGTTACTACCGAAACGGAAAGCGTTTGGGGAGGGGGTAAGGGTGTAG
- a CDS encoding efflux RND transporter permease subunit, with protein MVKVSSAKSARERFNISKLAIDFSWLTVSFWIAVTVAGLLAFSSLKYALFPDITFPVVVVNATAPLTTAIDTEAKLTKPIEERLRSVEGLDDLRSSAYPGQTAVSLAFAVGTDLEKSTNNVEAALKQLSLPQGANYKIIPLNLNESAAVSYTIESASQNLTELTKVAQDKIIPVITKVPGVLKVNLLGEPSSQPALPSAQNTAAALPQGGATLVRFNGQDALAFQVIKRGNANTLEVVSRVEKEVQKLTTNLKDVKLTLAATQAEYIRNATKSTIDALIEAIVLAIVVIFPFLWSWRATLISALAIPTSLLATFIVMAIFGFNLETITLLALALVIGSVIDDAIIDVENIMRHIEEGESPRQAAFSATSEIGLTVVATTATAVAVFLPIGLMGGVVGQFFKPFGITVSASYIASTLVARTLSPVLSTYWLKPISTNTPRKEGKLWSGFAQAYRKLLYWSLNHRKTVVLLAVLSFVGGIALVPFIPKGFIPKLDRGEFNITYTAPLPQIPDIATLQKQAAQAAQAGIPLSSQPPISLPNPLNDSLEVAKKLEAVVRKSPAVETVFTTVGSREGEPNKGTLYVKLKEDRELKTAEVQDQIRAQLPNLPGVTTSVEDIQFIDTGGQKPLQVSLRGENLQELNKAAQAIKERIAKMPGFADVTVTGDSKNQGGIFQIERLNNQRVAYISANLGQDLSLGSATDKIVAEAKEVLPAGVTLDLGGDSARQNEVFSSFASTLVLSALCIIVVLILLFRSWIDPVVIGVSLPLSIVGAMLALLFTKSDFGMISLIGFVFLLGLANKNAIVLVDYINQLRQAGLSRKEAILKAGPVRLRPIMMTTASTLLGMLPIALGLGAGSELRSPMAVAIAGGLISSTILSLIVVPVVYAILDDWFPRFRQEAKY; from the coding sequence ATGGTAAAGGTTAGTAGCGCAAAATCTGCACGAGAACGCTTCAATATCTCCAAATTGGCCATTGACTTCTCGTGGTTGACAGTGAGTTTCTGGATTGCTGTAACGGTAGCTGGGCTTTTGGCGTTCAGTTCCCTCAAGTATGCTTTGTTTCCAGATATTACTTTCCCGGTGGTGGTAGTTAACGCCACAGCACCACTAACAACAGCAATTGATACAGAAGCCAAGCTCACCAAACCAATTGAAGAGCGCCTCCGCTCTGTAGAAGGACTAGATGATCTGCGTTCATCAGCTTATCCTGGTCAAACGGCAGTTAGTTTAGCTTTTGCAGTTGGTACTGATTTAGAAAAATCCACCAACAATGTAGAAGCTGCCCTGAAACAGTTAAGTTTGCCACAAGGGGCAAATTACAAAATTATTCCCCTGAACTTAAACGAATCAGCCGCCGTTAGCTACACCATAGAGAGTGCTTCGCAGAACCTCACAGAATTGACCAAAGTAGCACAAGACAAAATTATCCCAGTTATTACCAAGGTACCGGGAGTCTTGAAAGTCAATTTGTTGGGAGAGCCTAGTTCTCAACCAGCTTTACCAAGCGCCCAAAATACAGCTGCGGCACTTCCCCAAGGTGGAGCCACATTAGTTCGGTTTAATGGGCAAGATGCGCTGGCTTTTCAAGTCATCAAACGGGGTAACGCCAACACCTTAGAAGTTGTGAGTCGGGTAGAAAAAGAAGTTCAAAAGCTCACAACTAACCTCAAAGATGTCAAACTCACTTTAGCTGCTACCCAAGCTGAGTATATTCGTAATGCCACCAAGTCAACCATTGACGCGCTGATTGAAGCCATAGTGTTGGCTATTGTCGTCATCTTTCCTTTCTTGTGGAGTTGGCGAGCCACCTTAATTTCGGCACTGGCGATTCCGACTTCATTGTTGGCGACGTTTATTGTCATGGCAATTTTCGGCTTCAACTTAGAAACGATTACATTGTTAGCGTTGGCATTAGTCATTGGCAGCGTGATTGATGATGCCATCATCGATGTCGAAAATATTATGCGGCATATTGAAGAAGGAGAAAGCCCTCGTCAAGCTGCCTTCTCAGCCACCAGTGAAATTGGGTTAACCGTTGTTGCCACCACAGCTACAGCCGTGGCAGTGTTTTTACCAATTGGTTTGATGGGTGGTGTCGTTGGGCAATTCTTCAAGCCCTTTGGAATTACAGTTTCCGCTTCTTATATTGCTTCTACCTTAGTAGCCCGGACACTATCACCAGTTTTGTCCACTTACTGGCTCAAACCAATCTCTACCAATACTCCCCGCAAGGAAGGAAAACTGTGGTCAGGGTTTGCCCAAGCCTACCGGAAGTTGCTGTATTGGTCGTTAAACCACCGCAAAACAGTAGTTTTATTAGCGGTTCTCAGCTTTGTTGGGGGAATTGCCCTAGTACCCTTCATTCCCAAAGGTTTTATCCCGAAACTAGACCGGGGCGAATTTAATATTACCTATACGGCTCCCTTACCACAAATCCCTGATATTGCCACTTTGCAAAAACAAGCAGCACAGGCAGCACAAGCCGGGATTCCCTTGTCATCTCAACCCCCCATTTCTCTTCCCAACCCGCTCAATGATTCTCTGGAAGTTGCGAAAAAACTAGAAGCGGTGGTGAGAAAATCCCCAGCCGTGGAAACAGTCTTTACTACCGTCGGTTCCCGCGAAGGTGAACCCAATAAAGGTACGCTTTACGTCAAGTTGAAGGAAGACAGAGAGCTAAAGACGGCGGAAGTCCAAGACCAAATACGCGCTCAGTTGCCTAATTTACCAGGCGTAACTACCAGTGTGGAAGACATTCAATTTATCGATACTGGTGGGCAAAAACCCTTACAAGTGTCATTAAGGGGAGAAAATCTCCAAGAACTGAACAAAGCAGCCCAAGCGATTAAAGAACGCATCGCCAAAATGCCGGGATTTGCTGATGTGACGGTAACAGGTGACAGTAAAAACCAGGGGGGAATTTTCCAAATTGAGCGACTGAATAATCAGCGTGTGGCTTATATCAGTGCCAATTTAGGGCAGGATTTGTCTTTGGGTAGTGCCACAGACAAAATCGTTGCGGAAGCCAAAGAAGTGTTACCTGCTGGTGTAACTTTAGACTTGGGTGGCGATTCTGCCCGACAAAACGAAGTCTTTAGCAGTTTTGCTTCTACTTTGGTACTATCGGCACTTTGCATTATTGTGGTGCTGATTTTGTTGTTCCGCAGTTGGATAGACCCTGTAGTTATTGGTGTTTCACTGCCTTTGTCAATTGTGGGAGCCATGCTGGCCTTACTCTTTACCAAGAGTGATTTTGGCATGATTTCCTTAATTGGTTTTGTCTTTTTGTTGGGGCTGGCTAACAAAAATGCGATCGTCTTGGTGGATTACATCAACCAACTGCGTCAAGCTGGTTTAAGCCGCAAAGAAGCCATCTTGAAGGCGGGGCCAGTGCGTCTGCGACCGATTATGATGACAACTGCTTCCACGCTGTTAGGGATGTTACCCATTGCTTTGGGTCTGGGTGCTGGTTCAGAATTGCGATCGCCTATGGCTGTGGCTATTGCTGGCGGCTTGATCAGTTCCACAATCCTCAGCTTAATTGTTGTCCCCGTAGTTTACGCCATCTTAGACGACTGGTTCCCCCGCTTTCGTCAGGAGGCAAAATACTAA
- the hpnA gene encoding hopanoid-associated sugar epimerase, producing MQAFVTGGTGFVGSHLVRLLLQQGYKVKALVRPSSNLDNLRGLDVELVKGDLTDADIWQKIKGCQYLFHVAAHYSLWQVDKQLLYRYNVIGTRNILEAARKADIERTVYTSSVSAIGVGPGGKPVDETYQSPVEKLIGNYKQSKFLAEQEAKQAAARGQNVVIVNPSSPIGSLDIKPTPTGDIILRFLQREMPFYLDTGLNFIDVRDVAWGHLLALQKGKTGDRYILGHQNLSLKQLLEQLAEITNLPAPQRTIPAWIPLSVAWIDEKILAPLGKTPSVPIDGVRMAQQHMYYDASKAVRELGLPQSPLKAALKDAVDWFIAEGYVK from the coding sequence ATGCAGGCTTTTGTTACAGGTGGAACCGGCTTTGTCGGTTCCCACTTGGTGCGGTTACTACTGCAACAAGGATACAAAGTCAAAGCTTTAGTCCGCCCCAGCAGCAATTTAGATAATTTACGCGGCTTGGATGTGGAACTAGTCAAAGGCGATTTGACAGATGCTGATATTTGGCAAAAAATTAAAGGTTGTCAATATTTATTCCATGTCGCCGCCCATTATTCTTTGTGGCAAGTAGATAAACAACTACTGTATCGCTACAACGTCATCGGTACACGGAATATTCTCGAAGCCGCCCGCAAAGCTGACATTGAACGCACTGTTTACACCAGTTCCGTATCAGCCATAGGAGTCGGCCCAGGCGGTAAACCTGTCGATGAAACTTATCAAAGCCCTGTCGAAAAACTGATTGGTAATTACAAACAGTCAAAATTTCTCGCCGAACAAGAAGCCAAACAAGCCGCAGCTAGAGGACAAAATGTCGTAATTGTCAACCCTAGTAGCCCAATTGGTTCATTAGATATCAAGCCCACACCCACAGGCGATATTATCCTGCGGTTTTTGCAGCGAGAAATGCCCTTTTATCTAGACACTGGGCTGAATTTTATCGATGTGCGGGATGTGGCTTGGGGACATTTACTGGCATTGCAAAAAGGGAAAACAGGCGATCGCTATATCTTAGGACACCAAAACCTCAGCCTCAAACAATTACTAGAACAACTTGCCGAAATCACTAATTTACCAGCACCCCAACGCACCATTCCTGCTTGGATACCCTTGAGTGTGGCTTGGATTGATGAGAAAATTCTCGCACCGTTAGGAAAAACGCCCTCTGTCCCTATAGATGGTGTCCGTATGGCTCAACAACACATGTACTATGACGCGAGTAAAGCTGTCCGCGAGTTGGGACTACCCCAGTCCCCCTTAAAAGCAGCCCTAAAAGACGCTGTGGATTGGTTTATTGCTGAGGGTTATGTCAAATGA
- the hpnH gene encoding adenosyl-hopene transferase HpnH, whose translation MGINLQQAMDIGKYLVTQRFLGRKRFPLVLMLEPLFRCNLACTGCGKIQHPVEILKRNLTPEECFAAVEECGAPVVSIPGGEPLLHPQIDEIVRGLVERKKYVYLCTNGLLLEKSLDKFQPSPYFTFSVHLDGMREWHDKCVDRKGVFDTAVNAIRAAKARGFRVTTNTTIFEGANVKEMQEFFDFLESLNVDGMMISPGYSYEWAPDQDHFLKREQTRALFREILTPYTSGKKNWNFNHNPLFLDFLIGEKDYECTPWGSPSYSVLGWQKPCYLLNEGHYTSFKELLDKTDWSKYGRASGNPQCADCMVHCGYEPTAAMDAMQPQNIARSLSTVFGKS comes from the coding sequence GTGGGAATTAATTTACAACAAGCGATGGATATTGGGAAGTATCTGGTGACTCAGCGTTTTTTAGGGCGCAAACGCTTCCCCTTGGTATTGATGCTAGAACCATTATTTCGCTGTAATTTAGCTTGCACTGGTTGTGGCAAAATTCAGCACCCCGTGGAAATTCTCAAACGCAATCTCACACCAGAAGAATGCTTCGCCGCCGTGGAAGAATGTGGCGCACCTGTAGTTTCTATTCCTGGGGGAGAACCGTTACTCCATCCCCAAATTGATGAGATTGTCCGGGGCTTAGTAGAACGCAAGAAATATGTTTACTTGTGTACCAATGGCTTGTTACTGGAAAAAAGCCTCGACAAATTCCAACCTTCGCCTTACTTTACCTTCAGCGTTCACTTAGATGGAATGCGCGAGTGGCATGATAAATGTGTTGATCGCAAAGGCGTGTTTGATACTGCTGTCAACGCCATTCGTGCAGCCAAAGCCAGAGGTTTCCGTGTCACCACCAACACCACCATCTTTGAAGGTGCAAATGTCAAAGAAATGCAAGAATTCTTTGATTTTCTCGAAAGTTTGAATGTTGATGGGATGATGATTTCCCCTGGTTACAGCTACGAATGGGCTCCAGATCAAGACCATTTCCTCAAACGCGAACAAACCCGCGCCCTCTTCCGGGAAATTCTCACACCCTACACATCAGGTAAGAAAAACTGGAACTTCAATCATAATCCCTTATTCCTAGACTTTCTGATTGGTGAAAAAGACTACGAATGTACACCTTGGGGAAGTCCGAGTTATAGCGTTCTTGGTTGGCAAAAACCCTGTTATTTGTTGAATGAAGGACATTACACCAGTTTCAAAGAACTGCTAGACAAGACAGACTGGAGTAAATACGGCCGCGCCAGTGGTAATCCCCAATGTGCTGATTGTATGGTTCACTGCGGCTACGAACCAACCGCCGCAATGGACGCAATGCAACCGCAAAACATTGCCCGTTCCCTAAGTACCGTGTTTGGTAAGAGTTAG
- a CDS encoding serine/threonine-protein kinase: protein MNSTPYPNFSEQGYRVVRELGRNREGGRITWLASDVNTAQQVVLKQFCFAQAGSSWSGFEAHQREIEILQKLAHPGIPRYISSFATSDGFCLVQEYIHAQSLAELLGYFELEEIKIIAVKALEIITYLQNLNPPVIHRDIKPENILVDEELKVYLIDFGFARIGSQEVAGSSVFKGTPGFIPPEQMFEPTQATDLYALGTTLICLLAKIKSTEIRELCDRNNPYIIKFKPLLPQLSLRFLGWLENMVQPEQNKRFANAQAAFTALQPLEVVRVPGIDFSETVLEFKANRLGEKLTQSITVENTIPDTLLQGKWEVAPHPHDPPHTPDSHAWISVTPTTFSRNHTQFQVEVDTIKLMADKSYKRQLILHSNAYPASHTLTVKVQTAALPIEKTEVSYTWLVGVALIGAIAPLLINLLMVIAGIYSTLNWLIAFSATYLTLIWVIAFVGLEKVIKTVIGAGIGLVSGSLVGIFAGMIIAIVPMVFAANYDFVNNIYKIGVAIGSLVGLMYGGFWGFVAWEQDGIHSNKDKKFYWSRAILYLLTAGLGTSFGIIVIIGFVTPYTPIALTGIGLPLISLLLYPPLKRRRLIAKYRQSEKSLIEP from the coding sequence ATGAATAGTACTCCCTATCCAAACTTTAGTGAACAAGGCTATCGAGTTGTACGAGAATTAGGACGCAATCGAGAAGGAGGAAGAATTACTTGGTTAGCATCAGATGTTAATACAGCACAACAGGTAGTATTAAAGCAGTTTTGCTTTGCTCAAGCTGGTTCTAGTTGGTCTGGGTTTGAGGCACATCAACGAGAAATTGAGATATTACAAAAACTGGCTCATCCTGGGATTCCCCGATATATAAGCTCGTTTGCTACATCTGATGGGTTTTGTTTGGTACAAGAATATATTCATGCCCAATCTTTAGCAGAACTCCTCGGTTATTTTGAATTAGAGGAAATTAAGATAATTGCTGTTAAAGCTTTAGAAATTATTACATATTTACAAAATCTCAATCCTCCAGTTATTCATCGAGATATCAAACCGGAAAACATTTTGGTAGATGAAGAACTCAAAGTTTATTTAATTGATTTTGGTTTTGCGCGTATTGGTAGCCAGGAAGTTGCAGGGAGTAGTGTATTTAAGGGAACGCCCGGTTTTATTCCGCCAGAACAAATGTTTGAACCGACGCAAGCCACAGATTTGTATGCTTTGGGTACAACGTTGATTTGTTTATTAGCAAAAATTAAGTCTACAGAAATACGCGAATTGTGCGATCGCAATAATCCATACATCATTAAGTTTAAACCTCTTCTCCCCCAATTAAGTCTGCGGTTTCTGGGTTGGCTAGAAAACATGGTACAACCAGAACAAAACAAACGCTTTGCTAATGCACAAGCCGCCTTCACAGCACTCCAACCGCTTGAAGTTGTGCGCGTACCCGGAATAGATTTTAGTGAAACAGTATTAGAGTTTAAAGCGAACCGATTAGGTGAAAAGCTCACCCAAAGCATCACCGTTGAAAATACTATTCCCGATACTTTATTACAAGGGAAATGGGAAGTTGCACCCCATCCTCATGATCCGCCACATACGCCAGATTCTCACGCTTGGATTTCAGTAACACCTACTACGTTTAGCAGGAATCATACCCAGTTTCAAGTTGAGGTGGATACGATTAAATTGATGGCGGATAAGTCGTATAAACGTCAACTCATACTGCATAGTAATGCTTATCCAGCAAGTCATACTTTAACGGTAAAAGTGCAGACAGCCGCTTTACCAATTGAAAAAACCGAAGTATCTTACACTTGGCTTGTTGGTGTGGCATTAATTGGAGCGATCGCACCTTTATTGATAAATTTGTTGATGGTGATTGCTGGTATATATTCAACCTTGAATTGGTTGATAGCTTTTTCGGCTACATATTTAACCTTGATTTGGGTTATAGCTTTTGTTGGTTTAGAGAAAGTGATAAAGACTGTGATTGGGGCAGGAATTGGGTTAGTCAGTGGCTCTTTAGTGGGGATATTTGCTGGAATGATCATTGCTATTGTTCCAATGGTATTTGCTGCTAATTATGATTTTGTTAACAACATATATAAGATTGGGGTAGCAATTGGGTCTTTGGTGGGGTTAATGTATGGTGGTTTTTGGGGTTTCGTAGCTTGGGAGCAAGATGGTATTCATTCCAATAAGGATAAAAAATTCTACTGGTCTAGAGCGATATTGTATTTACTCACAGCAGGGTTAGGAACTAGCTTTGGAATTATTGTTATAATCGGCTTTGTCACTCCCTACACGCCAATAGCACTAACAGGGATAGGATTACCATTAATCAGCCTCTTGCTTTATCCACCCTTAAAACGACGCAGGCTAATAGCTAAATATCGCCAGTCCGAAAAGTCTTTAATTGAACCCTAA
- a CDS encoding DUF2237 family protein, whose amino-acid sequence MAEAKNVLGTDLEVCCTSPMTGYYRDGYCSTGGQDFGMHVVCAQVTAEFLEFTKSRGNDLSTAFPEYNFPGLRPGDRWCLCAARWQEAMEAGYAPPVVLEATHARALEVCSLADLKKYAFSAP is encoded by the coding sequence ATGGCAGAAGCTAAAAATGTACTCGGCACAGATTTAGAAGTGTGTTGTACTTCACCGATGACTGGTTATTACCGTGATGGTTACTGTAGCACTGGTGGGCAAGATTTTGGAATGCACGTTGTTTGCGCCCAGGTGACAGCCGAATTTTTGGAATTTACCAAATCCCGTGGTAATGATTTGAGTACAGCATTTCCTGAATATAATTTTCCCGGATTACGCCCTGGCGATCGCTGGTGTTTGTGTGCAGCCCGTTGGCAAGAAGCAATGGAAGCTGGTTACGCGCCCCCTGTCGTTCTCGAAGCCACCCACGCTAGAGCTTTAGAAGTCTGTTCTTTGGCAGATTTAAAAAAATACGCCTTTTCTGCGCCTTAA
- a CDS encoding squalene/phytoene synthase family protein gives MDLRGDALQILKATSRTFYIPISILPSGLQEAVASAYLCMRAIDEIEDHPDLDNSTKAQLLHNISLTLQAGVDGFAVDAFSVGFSGYEDVLAEVTLRVREWSLLAPETIAPRIWDATAAMADRMAYWAENNWKIETESDLDRYTFGVAGAVGLLLSDLWTWYDGTQTNRTLAIGFGRGLQAVNILRNHIEDMGRGVSFFPDGWTVTEMQEYALRNLALADAYTQALPAGPALNFCQIPLTLAHGTIDALANGKEKLSRSEVIALLEQLNAVNVKAS, from the coding sequence ATGGATTTACGTGGTGATGCCTTGCAAATCCTCAAAGCAACTAGTCGAACTTTTTATATTCCAATTAGTATTTTACCGTCAGGATTGCAAGAAGCCGTTGCATCAGCATATTTGTGTATGCGTGCCATTGATGAAATTGAAGATCATCCAGACCTGGATAATTCAACAAAGGCACAACTGTTACACAATATTAGTTTGACATTACAAGCAGGAGTAGATGGCTTTGCAGTTGACGCTTTTTCCGTAGGGTTTAGCGGCTACGAGGATGTTTTGGCAGAAGTAACTCTGAGAGTCAGAGAATGGTCTTTATTAGCCCCTGAGACTATTGCACCACGGATTTGGGATGCAACCGCAGCAATGGCTGACCGGATGGCTTATTGGGCAGAAAACAACTGGAAAATTGAAACCGAGTCTGATTTAGATCGTTACACCTTTGGGGTTGCTGGCGCAGTTGGGTTGTTACTTTCAGATTTATGGACTTGGTATGATGGCACGCAAACCAACCGGACTTTAGCAATTGGCTTTGGTCGTGGCTTGCAAGCTGTCAACATCCTCCGCAACCACATTGAAGATATGGGGCGTGGTGTCAGCTTCTTTCCAGATGGTTGGACAGTCACAGAAATGCAAGAGTATGCCCTACGCAACTTAGCGTTAGCTGATGCTTATACTCAAGCTTTACCTGCTGGCCCAGCTTTAAACTTTTGTCAAATTCCGTTAACTTTGGCACATGGTACGATTGATGCTCTTGCCAATGGTAAGGAGAAACTCAGCCGCAGTGAAGTTATCGCCTTGCTTGAGCAATTAAATGCTGTCAATGTCAAAGCTAGTTAA
- a CDS encoding aspartate aminotransferase: MTLNWIAPAERIQKLPAYVFARLDELKAKAREQGLDLIDLGMGNPDGPTPQPVVEAAIAALQNPANHGYPPFEGTASFRRAITNWYNRRYGVVLDPDSEALPLLGSKEGLGHLAMAYINPGDVVLVPSPAYPAHFRGPVIAGAQVHNLILKPENDWLIDLAAIPEEVAQKAKILYFNYPSNPTAATAPREFFEEIVAFARKYEILLVHDLCYAELAFDGYQPTSLLEIPGAKEIGVEFHTLSKTYNMAGWRVGFVVGNSQIIQGLRTLKTNLDYGIFAALQTAAETALQLPDVYLHEVQQRYRTRRDFLIQGLGELGWDIPKTKATMYLWVKCPVGTTSTDFALNVLQQTGVVVTPGNAFGVAGEGYVRISLIADCDRLGEALHRFKQAGISYQSEKLVSVPL; the protein is encoded by the coding sequence ATGACACTGAATTGGATTGCCCCAGCAGAACGTATACAGAAACTGCCAGCTTATGTATTTGCCCGTCTGGATGAACTCAAAGCTAAGGCAAGGGAACAAGGATTGGATTTGATTGATTTGGGGATGGGGAACCCGGATGGCCCCACGCCTCAACCAGTCGTAGAAGCGGCGATCGCCGCTTTGCAAAATCCCGCCAATCATGGTTATCCGCCCTTTGAAGGAACTGCGAGTTTTCGCCGTGCGATTACCAACTGGTACAATCGCCGCTATGGTGTAGTGCTTGATCCCGACAGCGAAGCCTTACCGCTACTCGGTTCTAAAGAGGGATTAGGACATTTGGCAATGGCTTATATTAACCCTGGTGATGTGGTTTTAGTACCTTCACCAGCTTATCCCGCCCATTTTCGCGGGCCGGTAATTGCTGGGGCGCAAGTCCATAACTTGATTCTCAAACCGGAAAATGATTGGTTGATTGATTTAGCGGCAATTCCCGAAGAAGTTGCCCAAAAAGCCAAAATTCTCTATTTCAATTATCCCAGTAATCCCACTGCTGCCACTGCACCGCGAGAATTTTTTGAAGAAATTGTCGCCTTTGCCCGGAAATATGAAATTCTGTTGGTGCATGACTTGTGTTATGCCGAGTTAGCTTTTGATGGCTATCAACCCACCAGCTTGTTAGAAATTCCTGGCGCTAAAGAAATTGGCGTGGAGTTTCATACCTTATCCAAAACTTATAATATGGCTGGTTGGCGGGTAGGTTTTGTTGTCGGCAACAGCCAAATTATCCAAGGTTTACGGACGCTGAAAACCAACTTGGATTATGGGATTTTTGCCGCCTTGCAAACAGCCGCCGAAACTGCTCTGCAATTGCCAGATGTCTATTTACACGAAGTCCAACAGCGTTACCGTACCCGCCGCGACTTTTTGATCCAAGGGTTAGGAGAGTTGGGTTGGGATATTCCGAAAACCAAAGCCACCATGTATCTTTGGGTGAAATGTCCTGTGGGTACAACTTCCACCGATTTTGCCTTGAATGTATTGCAACAAACAGGCGTGGTGGTGACTCCGGGGAATGCCTTTGGGGTTGCGGGTGAAGGCTATGTGCGGATTAGTTTAATTGCAGATTGCGATCGCTTAGGTGAAGCTTTACACCGCTTTAAACAAGCCGGCATCTCATATCAATCGGAAAAATTAGTTTCTGTGCCACTTTAA